A stretch of DNA from Acidobacteriota bacterium:
ACCGTGCCGGGCCTCGTTCCGGGCGCCGGCGGGTCCGTGCGCAGCTTCCTGGCGCGCGCGCCGGGCGGAACGATGCTCGAGTTCTACGAGGAGGCGCGCGAGCAATGACGGACCTGATCGCGGCGCTTCAAGCGATTGTGGGCGAGCCCTACGTGCTCACCGATCCGGCGGAGCGCGCCTTCCACTCCATGGACGCGTTCTGGACCGGCGAGACGGCGGCGGCGGTGGCCAGGCCCGGCACCGTCGCTGAACTCTCCGAGATCGTCCGGGTGGCGACCGGCGCGGGATACACCGTGATCCCGCGCGGCGGCGGGCTGTCCTACACCCGCGGCTACGTGCCGGTCGAACGCAAGACGGTGATGATCGACATGCGGCGCATCAACCGGGTCACCGAGATCGACGCCGAGGACATGACGGTCACGGTGGAGGCCGGCTGCACGTGGAACGAGCTGCGGAACGCGCTGCGCCCGCACGGGCTGCGGACGCCGTACTTCGGCCCGATGTCGGGACTCGTGGCGACAATCGGCGGCACGCTCTCGAACAACTCGATGTTCTACGGATCGGGCGTCTACGGAACGGTTGCCGACAGCGTGCTCGGATTGACGGTCGTGCTCGCCGATGGGCGCGTGCTCGCGACCGGCTCGGGAGCCACTCACGGCCACGATCCGTTCCACCGCCATTACGGCCCCGATCTGACCGGCCTGTTCCTGTCGGATTGCGGCGCGCTTGCGATCAAAGCTGCGGCGGCGCTCAAGGTCATTCGCGAGCCCGCGGTGACCGCGTTCGCCTCGTTCGCGTTCGACGACTTCGAGCCCATGTTCGAGGCGCAGTCGGAAATCGCACGCCAGCGTCTCGCCGCCGAATGCTTCGGCCTCGACCCGTTCCTCAACAGCCACATGACAGACCCGGGATCGACGGGCGAGGCGCTGCGCGTTCTCGGGCGCGTCGCGCGCGCCGGGCGTTCGCTGGCGGCGGGCGCGAGGGACGCGGCGCGCATCGTGTTCGCAGGACGGCGGTTCATGGAAGGCGTCGCGTGGTCGCTGCACGTCACGGTCGAGGGGCGCAGCCAAGCCGCGGTCGCCGCGGACATGTCGACGGTCCGGCGGATTGCGGGGCGAGCGGGTCGGCGGATCGCCGCAACGCTTCCCGCGGTGATCCGCGCCACGCCGTTCCAGCCGGTGGGGCCGTTTCTCGTCGGGCGCAACGGCGAGCGGTGGGTGCCGATTCACGCGTG
This window harbors:
- a CDS encoding FAD-binding oxidoreductase, coding for MTDLIAALQAIVGEPYVLTDPAERAFHSMDAFWTGETAAAVARPGTVAELSEIVRVATGAGYTVIPRGGGLSYTRGYVPVERKTVMIDMRRINRVTEIDAEDMTVTVEAGCTWNELRNALRPHGLRTPYFGPMSGLVATIGGTLSNNSMFYGSGVYGTVADSVLGLTVVLADGRVLATGSGATHGHDPFHRHYGPDLTGLFLSDCGALAIKAAAALKVIREPAVTAFASFAFDDFEPMFEAQSEIARQRLAAECFGLDPFLNSHMTDPGSTGEALRVLGRVARAGRSLAAGARDAARIVFAGRRFMEGVAWSLHVTVEGRSQAAVAADMSTVRRIAGRAGRRIAATLPAVIRATPFQPVGPFLVGRNGERWVPIHACLPLSKVPRAYALMREVFVRHADRLEQFHIATSLLTAVAGTEFIFEPAFYYPDALTPYHLRYLDPADAARYAAHPRVEGANDAVIALLNELKSAFLELGAVHQQIGKFYPYRDSLDPTPRAVVADLKHLLDPRGLMNPGALGLR